From the Methanomicrobiales archaeon genome, one window contains:
- the carA gene encoding glutamine-hydrolyzing carbamoyl-phosphate synthase small subunit, producing MKAVLGLEDGTYCVGNGFGVEGCASGELVFTTQMSGYMEALTDPSYCGQILMFTYPLIGNYGVDFENFQSRRVHAMGCVVRDLCSAPVRLPSIPAYFLENDLLGISGVDTRMLTIRLREHGTMRATLLVGDDDGAEAVERARRAPQISDCEVIPQVTCSAPYHLPGPGKRIAVLDLGIKRNMIFSLQQRGADLHIFPADAVYGEVAACEPQALFISNGPGDPRRAVRAIECVRQAIGELPIFGICMGIQVTGLALGAETYKLKFGHRGANQPVRHNLDGRIFITTQNHGFCVDPDTLPEGCVISHTNVNDGTMEGFSLPDLDISCVQFHPEAHGGPRDTETHYFEDMFRRIP from the coding sequence ATGAAGGCAGTCCTGGGTCTTGAAGACGGTACCTACTGTGTCGGGAACGGGTTCGGCGTCGAGGGATGCGCTTCAGGGGAGCTGGTTTTTACAACGCAGATGAGCGGTTACATGGAGGCATTGACGGATCCCAGCTATTGCGGCCAGATCCTGATGTTCACCTACCCCCTGATCGGCAACTACGGTGTGGATTTTGAGAACTTCCAGAGCCGGAGAGTGCATGCGATGGGGTGCGTCGTCCGCGACCTCTGCTCCGCACCCGTGCGTCTGCCGTCGATTCCCGCCTATTTCCTCGAGAACGACCTGCTCGGCATCAGCGGTGTCGATACCCGCATGCTCACCATCCGCCTGCGGGAACACGGTACCATGCGGGCGACGCTTCTCGTGGGCGACGACGACGGGGCGGAGGCGGTGGAGCGGGCCCGCCGTGCGCCGCAGATCTCCGACTGCGAGGTGATACCTCAGGTCACCTGCTCCGCCCCCTATCATCTCCCCGGGCCCGGAAAGAGGATTGCCGTCTTGGACCTCGGGATCAAGCGGAACATGATCTTCAGCCTCCAGCAGCGGGGGGCCGACCTCCATATCTTTCCGGCGGACGCGGTATACGGCGAGGTGGCCGCCTGCGAACCGCAGGCTCTCTTCATCAGCAACGGACCGGGGGACCCGCGGCGCGCTGTTCGGGCGATCGAGTGCGTCCGGCAGGCGATCGGGGAACTGCCGATCTTCGGGATCTGCATGGGCATCCAGGTGACGGGGCTGGCCCTGGGCGCCGAGACCTACAAGCTGAAGTTCGGGCACCGCGGCGCCAACCAGCCGGTGCGCCACAACCTCGACGGGCGGATCTTCATCACCACCCAGAACCACGGATTCTGCGTTGATCCGGATACGCTCCCCGAAGGCTGCGTCATCTCCCATACCAACGTCAACGACGGCACGATGGAAGGTTTTTCGCTACCGGACCTGGACATCTCCTGCGTCCAGTTCCACCCCGAAGCCCATGGCGGACCTCGGGATACGGAAACTCACTACTTCGAGGATATGTTCCGGAGGATCCCCTGA